A genomic window from Plasmodium coatneyi strain Hackeri chromosome 13, complete sequence includes:
- a CDS encoding KIR-like protein yields MGSSCSDKIDLVQNLLGSEFDELENHKQELRKIIHAWCNIPKSSFKEGRDTLHCQYFYYWLGGTISRILEESSSFPGVISKIYEILPTIVHGEWCRNLCPGIRKEEFGKLKNVYDYYQDYSQIKSKVSKIKDECNGGCRKYLEGIKDDYVDMRSSCLVEMEKKPPYCSVFGGMFGRNSSADPKEPLKLLSKLGTQAECPISTEGQEVAQPNAVNTNDYTSLSTQESSPQAVGQEGKGGTLPSYADNIFFILFYTFDANSSLGSRGETGPSGPAGAQGPSGAPSLPDQPSNGAHNKYYIIIQKYYYWNTHAGDSSTLLVKVLRKEMPLLFLLLSLRTMVLQGKLVLLHKYPRKQRKLKKLKKMELLSPGVVSQVVLLKQQLQRSIQELFLMLQIRTL; encoded by the exons ATGGGAAGTTCATGTAGTGATAAAATTGATCTAGTCCAGAACCTATTAGGGAGTGAGTTCGACGAGCTTGAGAATCATAAGCAGGAACTGCGAAAAATTATACATGCATGGTGTAATATACCTAAAAGTAGTTTTAAGGAAGGTAGGGATACTCTCCATTGCcaatatttctattattggctgGGAGGCACCATATCCAGAATATTGGAGGAATCTTCTTCATTTCCAGGAGTTATTAGtaaaatttatgaaatttTGCCAACAATAGTTCATGGGGAGTGGTGCAGAAATTTATGCCCTGGcataagaaaagaagaattcgGAAAGTTGAAAAATGTATACGATTACTACCAAGATTACAGCCAAATAAAGAGTAAGGTAAGTAAAATTAAAGATGAATGCAACGGAGGGTGCAGGAAATACTTAGAGGGAATTAAAGATGACTACGTGGATATGAGAAGCAGTTGTTTGGTTGAGATGGAGAAGAAGCCACCATACTGCTCTGTATTTGGAGGAATGTTCGGTAGAAACAGTAGTGCGGATCCTAAGGAACCGTTAAAGCTATTATCCAAATTAGGGACACAGGCAGAATGCCCTATCAGTACCGAGGGTCAGGAGGTTGCTCAGCCGAACGCAGTCAATACAAATGATTACACCTCCTTATCGACACAGGAGTCTTCGCCACAAGCTGTAGgacaggaaggaaagg GAGGAACACTACCATCCTACGCtgataatattttcttcattttattttacacatttgaTGCTAATTCTTCTTTAGGGTCAAGAGGGGAAACTGGTCCATCCGGTCCAGCAGGTGCACAGGGTCCATCCGGTGCACCAAGTCTACCAGATCAACCAAGTAATGGAGCACATAACAAATACTACATTATAATCCAGAAGTATTATTACTGGAATACACATGCAGGGGACAGCAGCACCCTCCTG GTAAAGgtcctaaggaaggagatgCCGTTACTCTTTCTCCTGCTGTCCCTGAGGACCATGGTACTCCAGGGAAAGCTGGTTCTGCTTCACAAGTACCCACGGAAACAAAGAAAGTTGAAAAAGCTGAAGAAAATGGAGTTACTCTCCCCAGGGGTGGTGTCCCAGGTGGTCTTGCTGAAGCAGCAGTTGCAGCGAAGCATCCAGGAGCTGTTTCTGATGCTGCAAATAAGAACGCTGTAG